The following are from one region of the Gossypium hirsutum isolate 1008001.06 chromosome D03, Gossypium_hirsutum_v2.1, whole genome shotgun sequence genome:
- the LOC107949641 gene encoding uncharacterized protein encodes MKKKQLQPQHDINKDLQIIKAVAQAWHSHSGTSRSTNEFDAYPRRHFKARPSRFKLEAMSNPSVKLKDERTSIANTPHWDFAQSLWDSYELVTLAKKLETALVLDDPFSAAGSELEGNSSRAQKRGKESKNSLRNLLKRVSSRRFVEADIKIPPEDNNGF; translated from the coding sequence ATGAAGAAAAAGCAGCTCCAGCCTCAACATGACATCAACAAAGACCTTCAAATCATCAAAGCAGTAGCACAAGCCTGGCACTCTCACTCCGGTACCTCTAGGTCTACCAATGAATTCGATGCTTACCCACGTCGACATTTCAAAGCTAGGCCTTCTAGATTCAAGCTTGAAGCAATGAGCAACCCATCTGTGAAGCTCAAGGACGAGCGCACTAGTATTGCTAATACTCCACATTGGGACTTCGCCCAATCACTGTGGGATTCATATGAGCTTGTCACCCTGGCCAAAAAGCTTGAGACTGCTCTGGTTCTCGATGACCCTTTTTCAGCAGCTGGGTCAGAGTTAGAAGGAAATTCAAGTAGAGCACAAAAAAGGGGAAAGGAGAGTAAGAACAGCCTTAGAAATCTGTTAAAAAGGGTGTCTTCCAGGAGATTCGTTGAAGCTGATATTAAAATCCCCCCTGAAGATAACAATGGTTTTTGA